The Ananas comosus cultivar F153 linkage group 22, ASM154086v1, whole genome shotgun sequence genome segment AGTAAGATCGGACGGTGAGGATTGCCTCACGATCATCACCCAAGCACCGACCGAGGAGCGGTGGGGCCCAGAATCCAAACGCGCCTCACGAGCACGTCGTTTGCTTGCCCCAGTAGGGCATCTTATCCAACGGCTCAGATGAGCTCTGATTTATAGCGCCCATTTCATCCAGGCCGTTGGATCTACGCCGGTACGGAGTTGATTCCACACGGTTCGTGGGCCAAAATGCGAAAAGCCACCTCCACTGTAAGGGTCTTTGAAGTGGGTACTTAAATCTTTTTTCCTTTCGAATGCGTGTTActttctcaatttttattttagtatttaacACTAATTATTTTCcgctaaaaaatatataaatttttgctAATAATTAATGATGAATAGCTAATGGACCCGTTGATTCAAAAAACTTTTAGTTTATGATTGTATGATTTATAAAACTCAGAATTCAAACATTcttattaaaataatactaaGCTAATAACAAAGATAAATATTTACGGTCGAAAATTACTTCACTCCTCTCctctttcttgattttttttttaaaaaaaattattaaatagtaattttCTTTGCCGGCCCATATATCGTGGTGCTGCATTTAAATGGCTCACACGATCGTGGTCCCACACTCCGCCTTAAAAATCCAAACCattaaatgagttttttttttttttttttttttttttttttttttttttttttttttttttttaaagcttaGTTcacttaaattatatatagcaCGAGAGCTAATCTTTATTCATATATAGCATCATTGTAATTAATtgattatgttttaaattaattCGGGTTTTTAGGCCGTGTTGGACACATTATAGTTTGAAAAACAATTTTGATTATTGATAAAATGACGTGAAACTGAAAAGAAGCATAAACAATAACGTAAAATTTTAGCCATTTTTCCGAGTCAAAAGTACGGTGATGGAACAATTCAGAAGATACCATAAGATGCGAGGAATCGAATAGATTGATTGAAGGCGACAAAGGtgtatttacaaaattaatttagaaaaaactacTTTTCTCCTAGACTCACAAAACGCATTACAGCTTTTAGCTAAAATCAATTCTcgaaatcaaatattttaaatttcagacaATGCGAGGCCCGGTCCCAGTAAAGAAAAAGGCATGACTATCAAAGTCCATGGGCCGGAATGCGCCGAATTAATGTTGTGCGATAGCAATAGCTTATTGGGCCCAACCTTATGGGAGCCTGAAAGtcttggctttttttttttttttgttgagagatagatagcacgctactcgtttcgtttatttcattaagaaataaacttagctggaattgtgaatcaactaggattcaaacttgggacctcgggtaccaaccaccaagctcttttcCACTTGCTCTAGGGGCGGTCGGTAAGTCTTGGCATTGTTGGCACGATCGTATCGACATATGCTTCTCCATTTCGTGCACTAATTTCACGTGTCTCAAACTTAATCCATGTGTAAGGATGGTGCCTAATTCACAAGGCTCGGCCCAAACTGTCATTCGGCCTGGCTCCACACTAGGATATCTCACCGCACTGTAACTTtgtaaggcttcgtttgggattacggaaagattgcgttacgtgcggtgagaaagtacgttagaaaaatatcttgtttgtttccgtacgtaatattgtgttccgtATATCGCagtgagtcggttacgatatattttctgcggtcccaccggagaacgcagaagcatatccctatatgcttttttctcaactctattctatctaatagcgttagataggcctaaataccaaactaagcctaagagCGACGCgaaaaagctccaaatttgaaTAGAGAAAAAGGCTACTCCCGAACAACTAGCTTTCCGCCGCAACCTTAGAAAGAGCCATTTTACTGCAATAAACTTGCAGTATACataattaatcatcaaataattATCCAATAGTGCGCGCATTGCTGCCCTATGACGAGATGTTCGATTGAGTTGAATCACGTTCGAAGTGACGGAAAGTTGggttggttcgagttatgtcgTGTGAGGGAGATAGCTCCTCACCCAACTAATTTGTTCATAATGGACCTCCACATTCCATTTTCGATTTagatgatctaaaatatttataggaGGTCAATGAAGTTAATTTGATGTCTAAGACATAATTAACTATGCATGCATCTTAGCAGCATTAGTTATCTTTGCTGAGTATAAATGATAAAAACGCCATTCTCTATAAGTAactagtttaagcttttagaaatTAACAGCCGTTTTTCTAATGATATTATAGGATGAGATCTTAAGTTCGAATATTATCGGGCTTCTAATTAATCTCATTTAATTAATGCCTGTATATGCGTGCAAATCGATTACTTAAATAGCactaaaaataacttaaattttgccATGTTACAACTTAATTACTATTCTAACTATTTGTTCCCCTCAAAGATAACACTGCGCTACTATTAAAATGCACGCATGACATTAATGAATTGGAAATACATAGTGCAAGAAAATTAATGCATCATAAGTTTAAGACATTTATAATGTTAATGATTGTCAAGTACATaaaatgttttttctttttctttttttttttcttttttttgcaaagaACCAATTAATTGTCTCCTTGAAACCCTAAATTGTTGGGAGAACACTAGACACGGCTACTAGAGAATGCATGAATCAACTCGAGAAAAGCTTACATTAAATCAAAGCATAAATAGGTAAAGATCATGAACCTCATTCTTGAAGACCTAAAAGCTTCATTTCAAAGCATCTCATTCCACAAGGAGCAAATGTTTCTATCTTATTATGTACAATAATCATGCATCTTTCATGAAGGGTGACTTCCTAAGCAGTCCTTAGGTGAAGTAACAAAGATTTTGAGTAtctccaaattaaatggagttGTTTTTCTACATATGCAGCGTAATCTCTCACTCCAACCAGTAAATTGCAATTTATTTGGACTTTTCTAGCGGTATCCCTAGTGATTCAAAGAATTTCACCAAAATCAAAAGGGTCACAGGATTTCTCTATCTCTGTGAATTTTATATTAGAACCGATCATAATCCAAAATTTCTCGTCGTGCAGTGGCTGGCTAGTTTTTCAGATGTTAATTTGCTGGTAGGAGATGCTTTTGAGAATtgtttttttcttggttttgaTTTTCTTCGATATTAATTTTTGCTTTAACCAGTGTGCTTGTTAGCTCTCTAATTTTCCAATCCAATAAATAAGTTAAACATATTCTATTTTCCTTTTCATGTGATGAAGATATTTAGATTAGTGCTTCACAATAACTTTGAGAGAAGTAAATTAACCAACACCAACACATGATATATAGTAAGCACGTTACGTGCTCCAAGAATTTTAATTGGAGCACACACCCTAAAGAGCTAGGgtcttaaatattaatttcaatcttttttaattaatttctcgAGAAACttatatacaattttatttaagcgcaaaaaataagatataaataaCATGTGGTGAAGCACATGCACCCCTAACATGGCTCCTAACTAACTCTCAACGGTCATGTACCGACCAAATTAATTGAACCTAGTCCTCGTAATGGGGaacaaaattaatcaaaaaggAAAATGGCTAAGTATGTAATATGCATGTGACCATATATAATTTCACTGCTAATTATAACTATTCATATACTATTAATTTTAGGGAACATGAAATATCATTAAGTAGGTCACTTTGGGTTTCACAAATCGATAGCACGTAGCCTCGCTACATTAATCATGCATGATAAGCCATGTGCTTCATCATTATTTACATGATTAATAAAAAGTATTATCGCATTTGGATGagaccaaaatattttattcttttaagaCTAATTTTAGACCATTTCTTATCAGATCAATTTTTTAGATGACGTGGGTTTTAGAATCTTATGTTACGTACGTAGCATAATTCACTTGATATCTATCTACGTATATGTACGAGAGCAGAGATGTTAAAACTAATATTAAACCACGCACCTTCTTATTAGTTCGATTTACTCTACTTTCCTGAGAAAGAAGGCTCAATCCTTTTTGATTAACTTAATCACTTTCCCTCACATGGTGGGCTAGCCATAGAAGCACTTCACATGAAAGCAAAGGACATGCCACTATTGATGTATTCCACAATTAATTAGGAACAAGTACATGAATCCATCAACAAACTAGAGGCAGATTTTCCAATTTTCCCTTAAATTAAACAGGACCCATGTACCATCAAGTTAATTTAATTAGCACTCCCATTTTTTGAAAAACAAAGAAGCCATAAGTGAGACCATATCTCTTACAAGTCCCTTACATGCATAAATTGGTAAAATAATAGTCTTATAATACTAGCTAGATAAGAATTAAAACTTCGGATTGTATATAATGTGTAAGGGTATTTCACCTATTAGTTAAACTTTTAGATTGTCCCAAATCTTTCAACATAATATGAGAATTTGTTCACTTTTTTTGTTATCGTATATAATGTGTTTGTTACGTCTACATGTAATTACTGATGCCTATGTTTGTGATATATATGTGCGTACATGCTAATAGAGTTTAACACGTGTCAATAAAAACTTAATAGACATGCATTTCTCTTAacatttttagcctttagatgaaaaatataaaagagttTTAGAATACCCAAAGTGGCTTAGCTATTAATGGAAGGTCCAAATTAAAGCATATATATGTAGTGAGAGATTCCTTGGGGGCCCTTCTATCATAAGATTTGAGTCACCATGCAGAGAATTAATTAAGGACAAAAATATACAAGTCCCCCTTTCTGCTTCGCTTTTTCAAGAAGCACTTTACAGGCTAGAAAGCGCTTTTGCGCGCGCGGGAAGCTACAAGGAAGTTGTTTGATCTAACTTTTCTTTATTTGCAGGCTTTTGCACGCGTGCATGAAGCCCTATCCGTCGGATTTCGACAttttattattagattaagcataatttttttgcatgataccaccttttttctttttctcagaaaaaaagCTCATTTTTAGTGTTGTTTAATGAAACTTTCTTATATAATTGCCAGCTTTAATGATAAGGAGAAATGACTCCGATCTTGCGATGGGACGTCTCTAAAGGCCCCATTGCATATATAAAATTgtcaataaattaaattgtgtATTTGTGTTagtaatatcttaattttgagCTTGAATTATTGAAGTGAGATATATAGctattagattaattttgcaaataaaatggTAGATATCATAGAAAacattatgtattttttttttttttgcatgtgaTTTTATTCAACTCATCTTCaacgtgcatgcatgcatgcgaaCGTAAAtatgcttgattttttttttttttttttacttttgataaTAAGAATTGTTAGGTACCTTATATTCGAAATGCTGAACATATATTCTGAATCATCAATtatcataatttaaaaattatgttccataaaatataaaaacatatatttctAGCTAGCTTGAAGATTCTCCAAGGTGAAGGTTGGCAATGATTAGTTCATGCACATTCCTTTCTGGCTAAAGCTATAGCTATCACCTTTGTATGTTGCTTTTGGAGGGATCTAAGTTCAAACTTCAAAACCTTTAGTGATTGAAGTAGGCCAACAACATAAAGAcaattaaataaactaaaagaaTCCTATCacctctccctttttttttaaaaaaaaaaaaattacacatgAAAAGGAAAGCCTCTAAAAaacaataaatacataaataataaaataatccttGTCACATGCCTCCTTATAATCAAGATCTCAATATCAAACCAGATATGTGTCTAGTTTTGGTTTCGATTttacttctctctctcaaccttGTAATTGACTTACATATGCTGCATATTTTTGCAACATCCATACATAGCCACATGTACTTTGCTACCTCCATAGTTAGATTCTCAAAGCATTCCCATTGATGTCGACAACTTAacacataataaaaaaaaatgtaccaATTTGGACACTTTCATAATTAGCTTATTATTGTTTTCATTACTATTATCATTCAAAGGTGAAGTTAATatctaaagaaaaattaatatttttaggtttcttttctcttgtatgtatgtatacatttAAATGTAGAGTTTATAAATTAGACCTCTTAAATATTACCATATTTATTTGTTAAACTCAAAATATACcattttactttatatatatattgttatgtTCATACTCAACATGCATAAAATCACCTAATTTGAAGAAAACCTTTAAACACAACTACCAAATTAAACATTACCTATCTTGTCACATTTtcttattctaaaataaaagtaaCTCTCTCTCGAACTTTGAAATTAATGTGAAGCATTAAATTAATTAGTGGTCATCTTTTGCGCGCGATAACCGATTATATTTTATGGTTATTGCGTTGCTTGTGAACCCTAACAAAAGGTGAACATAACAAGCTATACATTGCGCGAAATTATTTGCTACATCTAGCCAGTTAGTTTACTACCActagttaaattttttaaacttttcttttttatcatgtagtgaaaaaacaaacaaataaataaataaataactacacacacacacacacacacacacacacacacacacacacacacacacacacacacacacacacacacacacaaggtGGATGGAGCTGTGACATGCATAAGTTACACAAGGTGAATACGAGGTGAATTAATGTCGATTATAGTAGGACCTAAGTGTAAATTAATTACCTAGGTTTGTTTCGAGGGTCGTGAGAGAATTGTAATGTTGGTTACGTCCAAAACCTTGTAATaacaaatgaataaataaattatttaggaGGTACCTACGTGCAAAATGGGCGGCAGCTAAACGACAAAATGAAGCGGTTAGTTATGGGCTGTAGGGAAGAGCCAACTGTAAAGCCTACGAAGTAGTCACTTCAATCTCTTTATTACGTGGACTCGGTCCACCACGTCACTCGTAGACCGTCCAATTATTATCTTTGTCCTGCATAGTTTCTCTCCAGCTCCAGATTTATTTATCATTCATTAGTAACTGAAATGAATTCGAAACTATTCATATTACTTATATAATAATTCTCATTTACGaccaattaaattaataattttattttaataattttaagagagtaaaaatatttaaaaataataataataataataataataataataatggtacGAAGGATGAGTAATTTTTTGGCGGTCCATGATGAGGTGGTGGAAAAGGTCCAGCGCATTTTGTTTCGTTTAGTGATGTGGGCAATCTCATTGGGCCCCACTTTCCACGTGGGCGCAAATCGCAACTTGCTCCAACTGCCACGTAAGCACGTGGAAAGAGTTACACGGGGTCCTCTATGGCgtgaggaattctacactgtcacacttgcaccacgtcatcaataacaagccaatcatatttcttctttttaaacaaaagtacaataaaaatacttttttacaatcatgatgggacatatatttttaaaaggattaatttgattggtttgttacgccacgtcactaatatacccgttgcattctagaatttttcctgcAAAATGGCCGGTTGATTTTGCTGTCCGGGTGAAAAGAAAATAGCCGGGCGGCTGTTCGAATTCCTCAGTCCAGACTCCAGCCTGGTCGCGTGCGATTCCAGGAGATGCTGCCGTCTTCCTCCTCGTCCTTGTTGGCGAGCGCGAGCGCGAGACGCGAGCCCCTGCGGAGGCGGCGCGCGGGAGGGGGgcaggggaggggaggggaggggagggtgGCGGCCGTGGCGCGGCGGACTTCGGTGTCGGCGTCGGGGAAGAGGATACTAGAAGGAGATGCCTGGAGCTCCACGCGCCGACCCCGCCCGCCTGACTGCTCCGCCCGGCCCCAAGGCGACAACACCGAAGTTAACTCCTACCACTAGTCTCCCACCCTCATCGGCCCTCAATCCGGACCATACCATCACcattctatctatctattcctACTCGATTAAAGTATCAAGATGTCGATCAAATCCCCATGTTTGAAGAAAAGATACCAGCGGACTGAAAGAACACCTTTTGAGATGGAATTAGAAGTAACAGTATGCAAACTACAAACTGCTCTATATGGATTAAAAGTTTTCATAATTCTTTCAGGTAAAACCATGTTGTTTAAAGATTTATATATTTGGTGATATTTAAATGGCGCAGATCCTTTATAACATAATCAAATCCTACAGTTGAGGTTATGATTTATCAATAATTCATAATTCCCCTTCTTACAGTGTCATGCACTATGAGTGAAATCAAGGAAAAGTATAGCCAAATTCCAATATCAGCACCTAGAAAATGTGGACAAGAAATGTAACTAATATTAATTCTTACATAGACACTTCTACTGAATTAGTTCTACCCCCGAACGAGTAATCAATTAAACTGGATTCAGATTTGTTCGCAAACAGATGTACAAGAGATTGGATATATTTATCATCTGACTGCTTCATAtttaatgtaaagaaaaatgtGCGACAGATAGACTAATCCCCTTGTTGTACAACCCTAGTGTTGGCCGGAAATGGAATGTAATTTAGATATAGCGTGATCTGATTCTATGTGTTATATAGAATCATTTGCTGCTGTTGCTATTTGCTTCTGTTGGCTAGGTCCACATAAAATGGATCTTCTTATCTCTGGGCAGAGGGAAATGCAAGCTTAGAAACTAAAGTGGATGGGTAAAATGGGGCTCGTCATTGTTATGTGACCGCCAATATACCAACCCCTGTCACAAATGAAAATTTTCCACCAACTAAGTCTCATGACTGGGGTTGTGGCTACGATGGAAACATTTTGGAAATGGGGAAGATGAGACATGTGTCACAGACATTGAATTTTGCGGTGAAGATGTCCGGGTGGATATGTAATACTAAGAAAGATAAGAAAAGGTCAtgtaacaaatttatattagcAATTGATCAGATGGTACGGTGTGTGAGAATCCAATCTTGATTGAATTCCTAACACATATTCTACGTCAACAATCTACAAGTGGCCTTACTTTGAAACGTAAGAAGTTAAGATGTCTAGTATTTACATCCCATCTATTTAGATAGGTCAATAGCTGCACTAGTAACGGAGTGATTATGTTCAGCGAAGAAAGTGTTTAGATGAGGAAACCCGCAAGACTGCCGTAAGAGAGAAGAAATGTTTAACATAGCAAtggtagtaaaaaaaaaagaagacagaTAAAATAATGGTTCACCCTTAATGCAACTAATTGCTATTATCTATGGCGTTGGTTATATTGTTGTGTccccaaattaaaaaaagtgaGGGCGGTGGGTCACTATTATGAAATAAGTCGCAAGCTATCACCTAAGTGGGGGAACTGCATGATTCAAACTATTAGAAAGGTCGATCCAAAGGTCTTAGTTTGGCTGATCTTATTACACAAATTTTTCCAAACTCCCACCTGTCGGAGCTCTTATCCACTGTGTACTCCCCGCGAACCAGACTATTATTTTCTGGAATCGAAGTTTGTATCAATTCCCACTTTTAAACTCTTGATTTTCGCTTCTTTTATTATTCTTGTCATATTTAAATTGCACATTATGACCTCGAAGTTTTTTGGATGATTGAAATAAGTATTTTGTATCACCtttcaaataaataaagatttttCTAGTGTAATGGAAGGTAGTTCCTTGAGAGGTCTTGACCATTCAGGATTTGCTCCAGAATAGCATATTTCCTATTACCGAGCGTATTATCTTATTCTAGCTGCAACCTTCGTATCCCCACCACCAAATAGATATCACTGGATAGCTTATTTCGACTCAAACAGAGCCCAAGTGCTAAAGGCCTTTAATCATAACACATAATGATGCTTACATATATACTTGGTAATGCTCTCTAGTTATGGCCAGTATTTGAGGGTCAATAAAGATATCACAAGCCCATATTGTTCGCTTTTATAGTCAGGCCATATGAAAGGCATATGTCCCTCGACATATATTTCCATCGGAATACCGTCAAACGCCCCAATGGAAGAGAATTGAATATAACATGACGTTGCTCTCTATTTTCATAAATCCAGGCATCAGATTTGTAAGTTCAACTTTGCTTCTATAACGAGTCTGGTAGTAGTTTTTGTGGTTGTTGAGTTTACTTGAACAAATGTAACTATTGATGAACTGCAGATGCTGCAAactataaatttgaatatgttgCGCGACAAAAAGCCAAAAACGCAGCAGTAatcattctttttaattttaaaaagaatttgaaGAAGAGCCCATTCTGCAACGCTGAGGTACGATGCGATCATTAATAATGACAACCAAAAGAGAAGTAAACATGTGCGACGGCATGCCACATCAAGTGGAGTTCAATGCTTGCTAAAAAAGCAGAAAAATGGCACACTTAGAATGTAATGGTGTTTCTAATTTCTTGATGTACATTTGGCTActgatagaatattttttattactacTGGACAGAACAGTTTGCTTTATTGCGGAACCAAACAGAGATGTACTGAAATAAGATAACTATGGAGGTTAGGTAGCtgaaactaataattttaagtTCATCCACCTACTTCAAAATGTGCTAATTTCAGGTATGTCTTATACATTTACCTTGCTCGCACATGAAATGTTGGACGGATGCAAATGCCCTGCGTCAATCATCCtggtaaaccaaaaaaaaaaaggagaaagaaattaTGAACTATCTGAAGCCATGTGGACACATTTATTCCCGAGATACTGATACACAACACTGCGACGTCAAAAAGAGCAGCTTTAAGGCAAGATCACTGTATCAATGAGTTAGTTCTTTTATTTTAGATCTTTatcaatataattatttattgctttaatgCAGATCCATAAATCAAGCCTCATCTGTGAGCTcctttttaaaataactaaaaaaattttctatagtttTGCATACGAAATAACGTTGACCATTTCGGTCGCAATTTCTGCTTGTAGGCTTACGTTCTCAAAACACACGAATATACGCACTGGCACATGTCTGGATTCTTGCAGGCAAATTAAGTTGGACATTTGAAGGACGGTGGAGCCCAACTCTGACAATTCAGAAAGGTTTACTGGCCGATCAAAAAATATCATCACACATCCTGAATCCAGTAAAGGTACTGCTGTACATCATTCTCAGATGAGTTCGCGCAGTGTGTAAATCATCGAATTTCGAGACTTTCTTACAGGACGTTATTATGTTTGACTTTGCAGATAACCCTCTGTTCTCGAGCATCGCTCGCTTGTACTTGACTGAAGAGCCAACATGATGAATAGCTGCAAAGTCGACAATCAATTCGCTAATAGAAGAGATTTTAAGTTCAAGATATCTATTTCGCTGAAAAAGGGTCACCGAAGATTAGATTCCACGGTAACTGTTCCTTGAGCAACCCGACTTCCAACTCTTTCCTTCTGCGAGTGTTGAACCGCTTTTAAAGTAGCGTTTGAGTTCCGTAGGTTTCGTTTTCCCGTTCCCCCTCGCAAGTAGCTGTGAGATTACAGCCATCTTGGAATGGCANNNNNNNNNNNNNNNNNNNNNNNNNgttggaatgctaaatgagACTTATAATTTGATTGTATGAGAATACTAAAATGCCTAGCACGTCACTGGCCCCGACAATCAAGCGTACAAATCAAATTACCGGCTATCTAAGATTGGAGCCATTTatgtaataattcaaaaagagatattAATATGACAATTACAATTTACCCAAAGTTTAGTCTAGCGGCAAAGTGGTTAGGCGTTTCTCATGATTTGAGAAGAACTATGTAATGTTTGAGATCGGGAGACGGTATGAGAGAGTCAgtaaaaaagttttatttatttttaattttgatagtaaGTCGaacttaattagttaaaaaCGCTATTGATCCCACAGAAAAGGTCAAATAtccaaaagtttttttaaacagtttaccttggagagggacaataTTTCATATTCTATTACTAAGAGATTGCATAATATAACTTGttatttgcaatattttatatttgaatataattttggatgcaacaaaaatttaaatttgcgacaaatttaaatttttatttaatactcAAATtgtacaaataaatttaaaactggCTAAACTTTCAAGCTCTTGTTCTAGTCAAGCTCAAGAATAACGGATAGACTAAATCCTTTCAATAATgcatcattttatattttgaattcgaATATGATTCGTTAGTAAAGAAAATTTAAGTAATTATACATGGAATATTGAAAGATAAGAATCGAGAAAGATGGAATATTATCCATTTACAAGGATGGTATGTTATGAGGATGAGAATTTACGAAAATACCCTTGGTGCAACTCCATGTAATGAGAAAGTTTTTGCCTTCGGTAGGGAGGGTGACCGGTACCGATTATAACAAGAGCCAGTTATCCCTTTATAAAAGATGCATCGCTACCgtccattttaaaaaatttaagggtTATGATTTATTTGGTGTTGGTGTATAGCGGCATTGCTCTCTATTTATACCAACGAGGGGACAGGCCCCTGCTCCGCGAACACTTCAGTGGTGGTAGTAGTGTTCACTTGTGCCGTTATATAGAACTAAATACTGACGGTTGTACTCATCCTTTTATTCATCGATGGCGCATTCGCGCGGCCGCCAAGACGACGACCTCTTCAAGAGGCGGTGCAAGTGGGTGAACGGGCCGCTGATAGTCGGGGCGGGGCCGTCGGGGCTGGCGGTGGCGGCGTGCCTGCGCGAGCACGGGGTGCCGTTCGTGGTGGTCGAGCGCGCCGACTGCGTGGCCTCGCTGTGGCAGCGGCGCACGTACGACCGGCTGAAGCTGCACCTGCCGAAGCAGTTCTGCCAGCTGCCCAAGTGCCCGTTCCCGGGCGAGTTCCCGCAGTACCCGACGCGGCGGCAGTTCGTCGAGTACCTGGAGCGCTACGCGCGGCGGTTCGGGATCGCGCCGCGGTTCAACGAGAGCGTGGAGCGCGCGCGCTACGACGAGACGTGCGGGATGTGGCGCGTGCGGGCGTCGGCGGGGgagggcgcggcggcggaggagtacATGTGCCAGTGGCTGGTGGTGGCCACGGGGGAGAACGCCGAGCGCGCGCTGCCGGAGATCGTCgggatggcggagttcgccggCGACGTCGCGCACGCCGCCGACTACACGTCCGGAGAAGGGTACGCCGGGAAGGAGGTCTTGGTCGTCGGCTGCGGCAACTCCGGCATGGAGGTGTGCCTCGACCTCTGTCACCACGGCGCCCACCCCACTATGGTCGTTCGCGACTCTGTAAGTTGCCGTCGACAGTGCCCGTAAAATATATGCTaatgttatattattaattaataaaggcGACATTGATGATGATACTGATCATTTCTAGCGTAAGTGGCAACGAATTTGGTGGTAGATATCCGAagtcccaaatttgaatccttatTAATGATACTGATCGTTCCTaacacaagtggcaaaggacttggtcaCTATCAGTCATTCATATCACAATTCGAAGACTTGTTAATGATACTGACCTTTTCTAGCGCAaagtggtaaaaaatttgatgattagtaTTGAAACATGTGGTAGCATATTACCTTTTTctccctcaaaaaaaataataataataataataaaaacaatatgATGAACCTGACTGACTGTCCCTAGTGTAAGTGTAAATGATAAAAAACATGGCGGCTAGTATTCGAGATTAggagtttgaatcctaattaatttatatttacagttaaattt includes the following:
- the LOC109727141 gene encoding probable indole-3-pyruvate monooxygenase YUCCA8 codes for the protein MGKMRHVSQTLNFAVKMSGWICNTKKDKKRSCNKFILAIDQMISLDSLFRLKQNDDLFKRRCKWVNGPLIVGAGPSGLAVAACLREHGVPFVVVERADCVASLWQRRTYDRLKLHLPKQFCQLPKCPFPGEFPQYPTRRQFVEYLERYARRFGIAPRFNESVERARYDETCGMWRVRASAGEGAAAEEYMCQWLVVATGENAERALPEIVGMAEFAGDVAHAADYTSGEGYAGKEVLVVGCGNSGMEVCLDLCHHGAHPTMVVRDSVHVLPREILGKSTLYICLECICFIVLVEPYEEL